Proteins encoded by one window of Winogradskyella sp. PG-2:
- a CDS encoding serine hydrolase domain-containing protein: protein MKNIYYLIFSLSLISNCFAQKDSQIQAEISAIENGLIKNIQIEGDSIQKFNIKERMDYYKVPGVSISVVENGKIKWAKGYGFANTDTRTKVDENTLFQAGSISKPLAALSALKLYENDSLDLNKDVNFYLKNWQIPENKFTNTEKVTLEKLLTHTAGMTVHGFPGYQQTDEFPEIIDVLNGNGNTAKILVDTIPGSMWRYSGGGYTVMEKVVEDVSGLTLDEYMSKNILLPIGMKNSTYLQPITKEWQNNISSAYDGNGKLIKGLWNNYPEQAAAGLWTTASDLAMYCIEIQNIVQGKEDGVLTRKTVDKMLTKHKNDWGLGPSLQNQKDSLIFGHGGKNAGFTNDMKAYAYQGNAVIVMTNADNGGKLISEIKNAISNYYNWSLSQPRTIELIKLEDSVLKKYIGKYELKKYDTTLKVEYKENQLFVPNTPFGNLKLIPMTNTKFIDLESGTTIEFSVDKKVDGFMVNNNYKFKKIE, encoded by the coding sequence ATGAAAAACATCTATTATCTAATTTTCTCATTAAGCCTAATAAGCAATTGCTTTGCTCAAAAAGATAGCCAAATTCAAGCAGAAATAAGTGCTATTGAAAATGGATTGATAAAGAATATTCAAATAGAAGGAGATTCAATCCAGAAATTCAACATTAAAGAAAGGATGGATTATTACAAAGTCCCAGGTGTTAGTATATCAGTTGTCGAAAACGGAAAGATTAAATGGGCAAAAGGATACGGATTTGCAAATACAGATACTCGAACCAAAGTAGATGAGAATACTCTATTCCAAGCAGGTTCTATAAGTAAGCCTCTGGCTGCTTTGTCGGCTTTAAAACTTTATGAGAATGATAGCCTTGATTTAAATAAAGATGTGAACTTTTACTTAAAAAATTGGCAGATTCCAGAAAACAAGTTTACTAATACTGAAAAAGTAACGCTTGAAAAACTATTAACGCATACAGCAGGAATGACAGTTCATGGCTTTCCCGGTTACCAACAAACAGATGAATTTCCTGAGATCATTGATGTTTTAAATGGTAATGGAAATACAGCAAAAATATTGGTCGATACTATCCCTGGAAGTATGTGGAGATATTCTGGTGGTGGTTATACAGTAATGGAAAAAGTAGTTGAAGATGTCAGTGGATTAACTCTTGATGAATACATGTCTAAAAACATTCTGCTTCCAATTGGAATGAAAAACAGCACGTATTTACAACCAATAACTAAAGAATGGCAAAACAATATTAGTTCTGCTTACGACGGAAATGGCAAATTAATTAAAGGCTTATGGAACAATTATCCAGAACAAGCAGCAGCGGGTTTATGGACTACAGCTTCAGATTTAGCAATGTATTGTATAGAAATACAGAATATAGTACAAGGTAAAGAAGATGGTGTCTTAACAAGAAAAACTGTTGACAAAATGCTCACAAAACATAAAAATGATTGGGGACTTGGTCCTTCTTTACAAAACCAGAAAGATTCTTTAATTTTTGGACATGGTGGTAAAAATGCTGGCTTTACTAATGATATGAAAGCATATGCTTATCAAGGTAATGCAGTAATAGTTATGACAAACGCTGACAATGGAGGCAAGTTAATATCAGAAATTAAAAATGCTATCTCTAATTATTATAATTGGTCACTAAGTCAGCCTAGAACAATCGAACTTATAAAATTAGAAGATTCTGTTTTAAAAAAATATATTGGGAAATATGAACTTAAAAAATATGATACAACTCTTAAAGTGGAATATAAAGAAAATCAACTTTTTGTACCTAATACCCCTTTTGGTAACTTAAAACTTATTCCTATGACAAATACCAAATTCATAGATTTAGAAAGTGGTACTACAATTGAATTTTCAGTTGATAAAAAAGTAGATGGATTTATGGTAAACAATAACTATAAATTTAAAAAAATAGAATAA